ACGTGAGGTGGAGGAGCAGGCTCGTCACGGAGGGGCCCGAGAGGGCCCCCCACAGGAGCCTGTTCAAGGCAGCCGGTCTGGATGATGAGGATTTAAGCAGGCCGCTCATAGGCGTGGCCAACTCCTGGAACGAGATAGTCCCCGGTCACATGCACCTGGATAAGGTGGCCAGGGCGGTGAAGGAGGGTATCAGGGAGGCGGGAGGAACCCCTCTGGAGTTCAACACGATAGCTATATGCGACGGCATAGCAATGGGGCACGAGGGCATGAAGGCCCCCCTGCCCAGCAGGGAGGTGATAGCGGCCAGCGTCGAGCTCATGGCCAGGGCTCACGCGTTCGATGCACTGGTCCTGATAAGCTCCTGCGATAAGATAACGCCGGGCATGCTGATGGCGGCTGCGAGGCTCAACATACCAGCCGTCATGGTGAACGGCGGCTGCATGCTCCCTGGCATCGTGGACGGGAGGGAGGTTGGGATAAGCCACGTCTTCGAGGCCGTCGGTCAGCACGCCGCGGGCAGGATAGGCGAGGATGAGCTCAGGAGGATGGAGTCCCTCGCGGCCCCGGGACCGGGATCCTGCGCCGGCCTCTACACGGCCAACACGATGGCCATAGCGGGTGAGGCCCTGGGCATCATACCTGCGGGCACCTCAACTATACCGGCGGTCTCCTCGGAGAGATTGAGGGCCGCAAGGCAGGCCGGGAGGCTGGTGATGCGCGCCCTCGAGGCGGGCATAAGGCCGAGGGATATAATGACCTATGAGGCCTTCGAGAACGCGATAAGGGTTGACGTGGCCCTGGGGGGATCGACGAACGCCGTCCTCCACCTGATGGCGATAGCTGGGGAGGCCGGAATCGAGCTGCCTCTGGAGCTCTTCGACAGGATAAGCAGGGAGACCCCTCACATAGCCAACCTGAACCCAGCAGGCCCCCACTACGTGAAGGATCTCCACCTAGCCGGCGGAGTGCCAGCAATATTCAAGGAGCTGGCGGACATGATGCACCTGGACGCGCTCACGGTGAGCGGTGAGACCTGGGGGCGGATAATAGAGAGGGTGGAGGTCAGGGACAGGAG
This genomic interval from Candidatus Korarchaeota archaeon NZ13-K contains the following:
- a CDS encoding dihydroxy-acid dehydratase (catalyzes the dehydration of 2,3-dihydroxy-3-methylbutanoate to 3-methyl-2-oxobutanoate in valine and isoleucine biosynthesis) codes for the protein MDVRWRSRLVTEGPERAPHRSLFKAAGLDDEDLSRPLIGVANSWNEIVPGHMHLDKVARAVKEGIREAGGTPLEFNTIAICDGIAMGHEGMKAPLPSREVIAASVELMARAHAFDALVLISSCDKITPGMLMAAARLNIPAVMVNGGCMLPGIVDGREVGISHVFEAVGQHAAGRIGEDELRRMESLAAPGPGSCAGLYTANTMAIAGEALGIIPAGTSTIPAVSSERLRAARQAGRLVMRALEAGIRPRDIMTYEAFENAIRVDVALGGSTNAVLHLMAIAGEAGIELPLELFDRISRETPHIANLNPAGPHYVKDLHLAGGVPAIFKELADMMHLDALTVSGETWGRIIERVEVRDR